CAAAAAGGCAAACTACTTCTACGACTGCGATCCAAAGTGAGTGACTGGATTTCAAATAAATTCAAGTAAAAAATGTATATTGTACAATAACGTTAACAGGTCACAGCTCTGTTTTATTCCTGCGTCCGTCCCTCCAGATTATTCTTGAGTTGTGTAGAAATGAAGGAACAGCCACTGCCTTGTGTCTGCAACCACACTTGGATCGGATCCGCCCATCAGGATACACAGGGGTCAGTAACAGCAATGCTTCACAAATGCCTTATTACAGTGCCTATTTCAGCACTGGTAATATTAACCACACGTAATGTCTGTTTGATCAGATGCTTATGTTGCTTCGATACAGCCTCAATAACAGTGACACTGTGTTTCAGAGTGGCGATGCAGAGGTAGATGCAGAGACAGCCATTTTTGTAGAGCTCATCCAAAAACTTGTTCGGGAGCCAGCAGAGAGGGAACATTTCTACCAGGTGAATCCAGCTGTGTGTCCCAACTGTCTTTATGCAGAAATTGCACTTGGTGTGTGTATTTTGTAATTAAAACTCCTGTCCATCCCAGGAGGTTTTTCCAACAGAATATGGTCTCAGCTACGACACAGACATGCAGCTCCTTGTGTGGGAGTTTCTCTCCAAACTGGAGAAACTCCTGCCAATACCAGATCTCGGTCAGGTAGGACAAGACATTAcagattaatattaaaaaaaatactaccACCTTGTGACATACATTTTTGCTGACCAGTTTGTGTCCATAAACAGACTGTTTCCtggctgacctctgccccctccATACTGACAGACTGCTTAGAGGCGCTCTCCAATCCTGACAACCTGAGGTCTCTCTTGCAACACCACAAATGCCTTGAGAACCTTGGCACACAaggtaaaacaaaaatgttttttatagaTTTAACCGCAAATGAAGTTCAAcataatcagcagcagcactaaaAAATAAGAGTCATTTTCAGCTGTCTGTTTCAGCTGCAAACTGAAACTGCATTGGAATCATTTTTGTtgagtgtatatatatgtacacatTTATTTTCTGTGTAGGTACCACTGTGGAGATGTCCACTCAGGTTTTCGCCTGCTCAGAGTGTCCGTTTTTTCACATGCAAGAGTCGTACCTGCTGCAACACATTGAGCACAGTCACCCAGAACACTACAGCAAATTGCAGAAGGCCGCAGAGACAGCTAACGTCCCCCAGCAGAAGGTTGATCGCCCCGTGTTCCCAAAGCCTTTCCCCATTCACGACAGGCCTGACCCTTACACGTGCCAGGAGTGTGGCAAGACATTCACGCGTGTTTCTGACGTGACTCGTCATCAACGAACCCACACAGGTGAGCGCCCGTACACTTGCCAGGAATGTAACAAGGGCTTTAAGAATTCATGGGATCTGACCAGACACCAACGCATCCACACTGGGGAGAGGCCGTTCCTCTGCTCACAATGCGGCAAACGCTTCACACAGATGggtctgctcaagcttcactttGAAAGGTCCACCTGTGGCCAGAGTGTGTCGTGCAGCCTCGCCCTAGACCTGGCAACGGAGGTTGTGGTAGCAGAGGAGAAAGGCGATGGTAAGTACAAATGCCAGAAATGTGGCGAAAGCTTCACCAGCATCCTGGAGCGAATGAGGCACAGGCAGAGGCATGTGGTGCGGCGCCAGTACAAATGCTCCCTGTGTGAGAAGATATACAGCCGGGCATCAGACTTGAAGCGGCACCAGATGAAACACACGGACGAGCGGCCGTTTGCCTGCGAGTGTGGCAAAAGCTTCACGCATGTGTGGCTGCTGAATAAGCACCGGCAGGTCCACACCAGGGAGCGGCGTTACCCCTGCACAGAGTGTGACAAGAGCTTTACTCAACTCCAGATCCTCAACAGGCACCTGCTGACTCACAGTGGCCAGCGGCCTTTCCAGTGCTCCTACTGTGAGAAGAACTTCACCCAGCTGGCCAGCCTCACCCGCCACGAGAGGATTCACACGGGTGAGCGGCCGTACCTCTGCACCACCTGCGAGAAGACGTTCCTCACACATGGAGAGCTGGTGAGACACCAACGCAGCCACAGTAACCTCAGGCCATTCAGGTGCCCGCAGTGCCCGAAAAGCTTTAAAACCAAGCGCGCTCAGGGCGAACACCTCAACACGCACACGGGCGAGCGTCCATTTGCCTGTGCGTGTTGCGAGAAGAGATTCTCCAAGTCGACCTCGCTCGTCCGACATAACCTGACGCACACAGGGGAGCGGCCCCACCAGTGCATTCAGTGCGGGAAGACTTTCCTCACGTCCggtgagctgctcctccataAACGAGTCCACACGGGGGAACGGCCTTATCCCTGCTCATACTGTGACAGGAAGTTCAGGTGCTCATCTGATCTCAACATGCACGTCCGAACGCACACCGGGGAGAAACCGCACAGCTGTGTATTCTGTAAGAAGGGCTTCTCTACGTCTACGAGGCTTAAGAGACACATGCACATTCACATGGAGGGGAGCATAGTGGAATCCTTTAGTCTTTGAATTATCGCATTGACAAGTCCCATCACAAGAATCTTGCCACATGAAATGTCGCAATTACCAAAAAAGAATAAACTGCATAAAAATTTGTCCCGGTAAaaaactttgttgtgattttcaGATTTTATCTCTGTGCACAAGGTCTACACATTTATAAACACAATAGAAATTCCTAAGAATATATGATGATAAAACTAAAAGAGGTTTGACCATTATATCTACCGTGGGTTCCAGTTGGAAGAATGATCACTAAGTACTTTTCTTAGCTGTGACCTACTGACTTTAAAATTTAACGTAAATTAAAGTTAAGAAGGCAAGTAGTGAAATATCTCACTACTCTACTACTAACACGAACACTGTttgaaaaaaggacaaaaccTTTACTTCCTAAGAAGACTGGCGTCCTTTTACATCCGCTGATGCTACAGTTGTTCTACCAGTCTGTTGTGGAAACCCCCCTCTTCCTCACGGTGGTGTGCTGGGAAAGCAGCATCGAAAAGAAGGACTCCTTGCTACTGGATAAGCTGGCCAGGTAGGCAGGCTCTGTCACTGGCACAGACTTGGGCATTTTAACTCCTGTGTGTGCGACATGCTGAACAGATTTCAGTGTCTTCATGGACAATCCTCTGCATCCACTCCACAACCTATTCACCATGCAGAAGAGCTTCTTCAGTAGCACTACCTCTGCTTCGCACCTTACACCACCTTACATCTTACACCTAACACATTCACACCTTAACAGTGGGACTTGCACCTTAGCcaccttttattgtttatgttttatctGTAAGCATTATGCTGCTGGAGATTTAAATTTCCCTCTTGAATGAAAAAACCTGTATAACCTGTACAGAATATTTATGATTATGACATAACTTGGTAGATTTAGCTGCTTTTGATCTGAAGGGAAAGCttttccttctgcagctgcaaCTAGTCAATCgcaaatgtgtatgtgtgtggttgtgttactgcaaaatgaacaaaacGTATATTTCATATGTAACCTGGTGTTAAGTAGGTAGATCATAGGTCACGATATATCATTAAAATGGTACAGACGTGTGTAATTAGTGCGTCACAATAAGGTAGTATCAAGATCAGTTGAACCACTTTAACCTTATTTTAGGTTTTGCATATGCAATAAATAATCAGTTCTACAAGCCCACAGCAGCACTTCATCTGGAGTCCCTGGCACAAACCCAGGGATATAGCTCAATGAGGTGGTGGTTGAAATGGAAGTGTTTAAGAAACACTTtagcctttttttaaaataaaatatgacataCAATGTATTGTGAATTCAACGGCAAGTCTACACTTTGATTGATACACTTTGATTAAATCAGCCCAGAAACGGAAACCAAGTATCTGGGAACAAGGTGAGACTCACGTGAAGGCGACAAGCTCATCGTTTCCATCTTAGGTTAGAAACGTGAAATGTTGACTTTTCTGTTGTGGCAGCATCGTagctgctaaatgctgctcTGTAATTTTATGTAACAGAATATGGTGAGTTTTGTAAGTAAGCGTGTCTTTAACTGGCGTTTTTTTGGGGTTTTCTAGCTAGAATCTGATGGTGACCCATGAAGTATCCTTATGCAGTTGGTACCTGCTACAAAGGAGACACTATTACCATGTGGCCACAAGCTCTGATCTGTGAGCTGATGTCGTGCTCTTGGTTTGTTGCTGTATGTTATGTTGTGGAACTAAAACTTTGTCTTTTCGCTTTATACCGGAGCCAATTGCCCTGTGAGCAGCAAGGTCCTCCATCCTCAGTGTTTGCTGGATCATCCAGGCCAGGTAAgacttatttaaatattatattactgtttattttaagttTACTTCTAGTCATAGTCTAGTCTTTATCATGTTCTGTAGTTGTGTAGTAGTTTATATCTTAGGTTACTTAGTGCTTTGTTTGTAGTATATCTACAGTAGTACTTGGTGTATTGCAATCTGTTATTACTAATAAaaacttttattatttaaaatacttGTTTTTCTTGACTTGAAACTTGTAGTACTTTGCATGTAATATATACTATTTGGCATCTGATGCTTGTAGTCCCTTGTAACCAGCATATAGAAGACCTTGTGTATTGCATCAAAAAACAATTGTCTGGAATGTGGAGGTGAAATCTCAATTTCAGATGCTACATGTGACATACTTCAATACAGATTAGTGTAGTAGACACTTTCTTGGCACCTGTCTTCAGTTGGTTCAATctgcaaagacagaaacaaaaattaTTTTACAGCAAAACAAGAAATCTTTAATTTTATGCATTTTATAGTAACTTTTTTAAACATAACAAACTGAATAGACTTAAAGTAAACATTTGCACCTGAATTCCGTCCGTCTTCGTCTGGATGAAAATGTCGAATAACAGGAACGCCACAGCGCGCTGCCGACGCTCTCGGGGATGAGCTTAGTGTCTTCACCTGAACGTATGCTGCTTACCTCTGAGACCAGAGTGATTATGAAGATCAGCCAGTCACTGTATCACGCTAAGGGGTCCGtgcataattttttttaattgaataaatctgtgaacaaCAAAGTAACAAGttccttttgttctgttcttATCTCCGGGTGTCTTGGAAAGGTTTTTCCGAGTCTCGGTCCTTCACATCCAGACTAAGCAACAATTACAGAGATAGAGAACTAACTTTCACATTTGGAAACTTCAGACAGCGTGACCCCACCTGAGATCTCAATGCTTACCACCATGTTCTCTGACTTTTTTAAGAATCCCCtcctgtataataataataataacaacaataataataatacagctattattaaataatttcatCAGCCGATTACAATAGTGAGAACTCACTTTGACCTGTTTCACCTCCTCTCTGGTCCCTGTCATTGCACCTTTTACTATTGGACaatgtgttttcactttgtaGAATGACATTTTAGGGGCCAAAAATtacttttcattatttattttaagtcgGTCCCAGCTACACTGCTCTGATTCCCCAAATACTAGAGAAAAATAACCTCCAACGGTAATCAGTATTTTCTAGTCAAACGGCCAGTAGTTTGCCGTGACAGAGCTTTTACTTTATCCACCATTGCTTTTCATGTTTTAAGAATGTGCTCAAATTAACTTCGGCGTACAAAGGCTCAGGAACCTCCAAATCCTGAGTGATAGGTTCAGAATCGGTGATCGTCGCGGTTACGGGTGTAACCCCGGTTCTCGGAGCGAAGAGACTATCTAGAGATAGAGAACAGGTTCTTCTGAATGCAGCATGCAAGAAAGACTTGCTATTTGGAGCCCTACAGCACGAATCAAATGGTTGTCTGACATCCAGACCCTCCATATAAATTGTTCATACAAACAGGAAAATCGACGTAATTGCCCATTTTATTATCTAGTAAGCAATTACATTGTCGCCCAGTACCTTAACTGTTAACTGGTATCGAAAAACCGGTATTACTGTATCCAAGAAGTTGTCTTGGATATCCTAATCGCTTCTACGTAGCATATACATTCTCGtcagttttttcttcttctactactTTTCTTCTGTAGCATTTAACGGCGGTTGGCGTTCTAgaaggtgcattaccgccacctacccTACTGAAATCATGTTATACAACCCAAGTTGTAAATACAAACAGTACACCAGAGTCTCTCATTGTGCTCCCAGTCCATCAAATCGGCTTGCGTCAAATAACTGTTACTTTTCGTTTCCCGCCGGACTGCTTATCTGCCTGGACTTCCTGTCCCACCCGCATTTCGTGTCACTTCCGCGTGGCCAGTCAAGACTCATCCAGCGAGCCGACGTTATCCAAACGCTGTAAACAAAAGTTACTTAACGGTTTCGCCCCAGCGACACATTGAACAAAGAGAAATGCATATCAAAACAGGTGAGTTTCTTTAGCTTTTTGACGACTGTTACCGAAATACTTTATGTTCAGCGGTGTTTTAACCTATTACCACGGTGTTAGCATTGCTGCTAACGACCATAGCGGCCAGCCTGTCGCTTTGAATGGGGGTTACGAAACTTGGACTCCACGCTAGCTAGCTGTTAATTCTCGTCGTATGGTCTAATGAACCCATGTCATCCACGATAGCTGTCCTCGAAACGCCGCGTATCCACCTTTGCCATTGTGATGGAAGGTGAATAAAGTCGTCGATCTTAATTCTCCGCGCCATGCCGCTAGTCATGGCTAATTAAAGTTTGCTAACACAGGTGATAGCGCGTATTAATAGCTGCCTTGTTAGCAGCTAGCACCGTGTAACTTCCATGTATCATAATACATTGTCCCATCCAAAAAGCTACAAATACAGTTGCCGTTAGAGTTAGACGACgtacaacagaaaaaaaatctctcAAAATGTCTCTCGTGATGAATGAAACTCTCCTCGACCTAGTAACGCGGCGCCTTGGAGAAGATTCGAGCTTCAGGCCAGCCGGTCCCGTAAACGCGCTTTTTATAGTGTGTACCTAATTCGTTGACCCATCAAGTTCAGTAATCCCAGTATAAAATACGGATGGTTGTAGGCAGTAATTGTCTAAATTAGTCGCTGGTTTATTTTTCGAATGCTGCTTTTTTGTGCTGACGTATATTAGGACATTTATgggtaatgttttttttatataatctTTCATCATCAAATTATGAAAGGGAGATCACTAATTCAGTTAGCGACTTGCCTGGTGTTATGTCCCGGTCTTTGTGCTTATTGTGTTCAGGTGGTTTATAGAAAGATGTTAAACTAAATCATTCATAGATTACATTAAGATCTATGCTTAAGTTACAAACGATACAATGTCATTTCAGTGTTCCCTGCAGAAAACGAGGCTTTACTACTAGGTCACAATTTTGCAAGTTTTCCACAGTACAGGGAACGGTTGTGCCTCAATTTAACTACCACCAAAGGTTGCGCAAAGATTCTTTGAAGTAATTGTACTCCAAGTATAATATTATAAGCAATCAGAAGGTCTTTGACTGAGGTGTTAACACTGCTTTTCCAGGTACATGGGACGTCAGCAACACTGTATGTGAGTCGGATGCCCTGTGTGATCAAGCAGTAGTCCTCGTTTCAGCCACCAACTCGGAGCCACACATTCGCAACCGTCGCCTGTCTCCCGGCTCAGGAAACTGcggtggtgggggtggaggcTGCATCTCTGAAAGTGACCAGCGGCAGCTTTTACCTGAAGGCGACCTAATTGgacctgttcacacacacagtttgagcTTTCGCAGGGAAAAGGAGCGCAAGGGTCAGCAGCACAAAGGGCGCAGCCTCCGTAGGGAAAGCCAGAAGAGTTTCAGTCGAGTTGGTGGCCCAACGAAAGTTAGCCAAAAGGAGAGGTGGGTGGAGGACAGTCTGTCGCTGCTTAAGCTCCCTCCTGCTTTCCCAGTGCAGGACAGCCCAGCCAAACTGCAGCCTGCTGTCAGCTACGCCTCCAAGGTGAAGGCGGGTGCAGGAAACGGAGGGCTGGATGAGGATCGGCCTGCCATCGGCGTGCTGCTACAAAACCAGTGGGGTCTAAGTTTTATTAGCGAGGCGAGGCCGGTCACAGAGGGTCCCACTGCTAATGTCCTCCCTACTCAGCACACAGACGCTAAGCAGTCAACAGATCCACAGTCCAACACAGTTCTCACAGTTCAGCCCCCCGAAGAAATGCCCGTTTTACTCGCTACCTCTGTCAACCCTGCCGCACATCCAGAGGACGACGAGAGCAACGGAAAGCTGTTGCTCAGCTGTCCCCATCTAGTGGAGGCATTCAACTATCACAATAGAGGTAAGGGCTGAGCGCAGCCAAGACATGCAATGTCAGGTGACACTTCTGTGCAAAGTCTCTAACAgtgagatttatttattttcccagAATGGAATACTACCCgtaacagacagaaaaaaggtgAGCTTATATATTTTGGAAACAACTTGTGtaatgtcttgtttttttttgttttttttttccttcaaatCGAGCTTTACATTTTAAGGCaatgtcattttgttttctAGATCCAGATGGGGTTGTCTGGTACAAGGACAGCCAGGAGCACCCAGCCTAGCAGCACAAGAAGCCCaaagtatatataaatacatacagtacacacctACATGCACATGAAAACACGTAAAGTCGGACAACTTTGAGTCCCTTTCACACACTGCACTCAGGATGATGTCTTCACGCAAAGCCACACTGAGACACTTTGAACTAACTCCTTTGAGATCTTACAGCAATGGACTTAAACGCCTTACAGCCTGCCTTAAGTAATctatatacaatataaataatcaTGTTTTCAACACCTTGTTACTATTTTTAGCTTGTTCGCGTAGAgctgttctgtgtttttcttttaaacatcTGACAAGCTGTAATTTAaatgcaacccccccccccccccccttttttttttttttttttttttttttgaaaactgCAATTTTATCAGACTCTGTCCTCTGTAAAGCGAGTGGTCAATCAAgcactttgtttaaaaaaaaaaaaaaaaaaaatctgtgacCAATTCCTGTGTGCAAGAAACCCTCACCAGAGTGATTTATTCCCCTGCCCCAAATTAGAAGCAGAGCAGTGTCTTATTCCTGCTCAAGTTTTATGGTTCATGTATGCAGAGAATTTCTGTATGTCTCTTCGGTTTAGAGGCACAATGGAGTTTACCCTTTACCAGTTCTTAATGCTGTGTTCCTTTTATTTGGTTGTCATCATATTAGTATTTGATTTTTGAggacaatttaaataaaaatacactggAGAAATGTAAGTGAACAGTATtgcataataaaaatgaataaacatctTTTGCCTTTCTTTATCAAGTATACATTTATTACTATACAGAACCTGTTCTGGCCTTGTTTACTTTAGCACACTGCTCCTGTTAGGCATAATCAAAGACTGATCTAAATTCATAATGTGttcaaatgtgaaaaaacaagCCTGTTTTTAACAGCCATAGCTTGTCTGACAAAACCTaaacaaatatacaataaattaaatgtgagaCTAACATTCTGAGCTCTTCAGATGTGTTTACAGGTTGAACAGTAAGGAGTGTGCAGGACTCTGCATGAAAATTCTCAAATGCAACAGAGCTGTATCTATGTCAGAGGCTAGGAGTACTACACCCACTGTTACAACAGCTCCATTAGCGCCAAGATGGGTCTCCATCAATCAGTCTCGCCACGTCACCTCTACTTCATCTGTTCTGTACCTATGGAATGTTAAAGCTCACTGAGCAAAGAATGACAATGCAGAACATTCACTTCAGACATCCTGattgtaatttagacagacaaCTGCATTCTGCTTCTTGCAATAtttgtgataaataaataagtgataAATAAGTGATAAATAAGCTGTTATTGAGTAACTAATGCATTTACCTTTGTGTGATCCACGAGTCTTCAAGTTTGGTTACCTGACCTGACCTAAACATCTCCCAGCCAGCTTGAGCGATCATTGCTCCGTTGTCTATGCAGAATCTTTTGAATAAAAGGCAAATTGTTATAAGGATTGAACCTGCAATACTCAGCTCCTGACATCCACACTACCTTACCTTTCATCTGTGGCAAACAGCTTAGCACCTCGCTCCTTACACATCACCCCCATCATCTCCTGCAGACGCAGGTTACCTTTAAAAGGCCAAAACTTTTACAATACTTAAAATATCAATTTGCATACAAGTGTGGATTTATATTCTACATATATTCCACAAACTTTTTGTTAAAAAGTTTATTAGGTTAATCAGACCACATCACACATTATGGCTACTGCAAAGCTAAGAAAAAACTAATCAATTTAccaaaaagaaagacaaaagcaaaagctTAAAAATCTCATATCAAAATATTTAAGGTCACAATATTTCAGGTTTGTTCTTTAAGCGTCCATCTTTGATGTACTTACAGCCAACGCCCCCAACGATTAGGACCTCCTGGGAGCCACAGTGAGCCATGGCCCTCTCTGTGATTTCCACCAGCATGGAAAACACTGTCTCCTGCAGGAAGTGCGTCATCAGTGCTGGCCAATACTGACTTTTCTACATGGAAGGGAGGGATAGCACTACGCAAAGCAATTTAATAACTGGTTCTGAcctgcagagagaaacacaggTCCTCTGCAGTACACTGATCCGAGCTCAGCATCTTATGAGCGGCTTCCTATTAATTAAGAGCAGGATTAATGTTTGCATAAAGAATGAGTTTCATGCCTGTGTATTCATCTGATGATTAGTGTTTTCAAAACACCTACTTCAATGTAAGATAAAATTCCAGAAAATGACACATCCATCCCTTTAACTGTGTAAGGCAGCTCCACATACTGAGTCCctctaagaagaagcaagaaatgCTAATGTTGGGCAGATAACACATTCCCAATCAGCTTTGTGATTAACAGTAGAACCTAATGTGTAATTATATTTTTGTGTGTAACATCACTCACTTCTTGGCCATCTGCTCTATGTTGTAGCCTGGACTGGGATCATTGGATATCTGGACACAAAGTTACACACTGATTAATCGTAACAATGCACCTGAACTAACTAACTGCTGTAATGAAGATAAAAATTAAACCTTTGATTTAACCTTAATAACTCGGGCGAACCTGTCCAAACAGTTGCCAACAGCGATGTCAATAGTCTCTCCAAATATTCGGTATCGCCGTTCTGAGTATGCAATAACCTGTAAATGagcaaatgcacaaacacgTAAGAGTATTTTAGGACATTTATAACTATAACAGTAATACAGTAGTTAATGCAGTCGAGTTGAGACCCCtatacaaaaaacaaacctgtGTATTCCCTCCACTAACATAAAGCACAGTGGGGTTGTTGGCTTTGGTGATAAGTCGGCCCATTTCGATGTGTCCGACACAGTGATTGACACCGAGGAGCGGCTTCCCCCAAAGCTGTGCCACCGTCCGGGCTACCAGAGCCACGGTCACCAGGGGGGCACCCATACCAGGgcctaaaagaaaaacaaagtcaaaaagTCCATGTTTGATAGAACACTATAGCCAGCATCACCTCAATTAAAGGGAAGCTTACCTTTGGTGTACGCAACACCATCAATGTCCGCAGGCTTCAGCCCTGCTTCCTCCAGGGCCTCCTTCAGGACAGTCAGGATGACAGCACGGTGGTGTCTGGCTGTGTCACTGGGCATGAACCCTGATAGGTTACCAAAATGCCATTAACTTCACACGCAAGGTTGTTAAGGTATGACCTAAATTATGCATGTTTTGGGATACACATTAATGCTACCACATTCACGTTTTTAGCAGACGCCTGACTTGCCTTGACCAGGGGGCGTGATGTAGGTCCGTCTAGGGTTGGAAAGCACTTCTCCGTCCCTGATGATGCCAATGCCGATCTTGTTGGCACTTCCCTCAAAGCCAATTATGACAGTCATTGCAGCTGAAAACAGTTTAATAGAAGTTTGATATAAACTTTAATCTGATCATTTATTTCCCACACTTAAGCGTACAATAGTTACACGGATTCACATTTTGATGCGCAAACTCGAGCACTGTACTGCACTTAGCTCTGGAGCTACCATGCTACACGTCATTAACATCGCCTCCCCCAGCCTGTACTTAATAATAGAACATACCAACCCCACTCTGTTGTCTCAGATAACTCACGTCCATATAAATTCACAAGAGACTTGTAGCCGATTAATTTTACCTCGTTTAACTGCTCAACGAGGAGGTGGTAAGGACCCAAACATTGGAGGCTGTAGCTTTTGCCTCCTCACAGCTTTTATTTACCTTGTAGACACATGGTACCTCGGTGTGCAGAGGGAAGGGCATCAAAGCAGCTACTGTCGCGTCCAGAGCAATTGCTTtttactaaaacattttttttttgtttttaatcaggCACGTATTGGGACAGTCGCTACGTACAACGAGCATGTGGTCAGGCAATCCGTGCCCCGCTTTGTGTAGAAGCTGAATTTTGGGGGGAGTGACTGAGAAGCAGCAGTTGTCTGATCATTGCATCCTGTCGTCAGAGCGCAAGTAATattatttgcatgttttctgTCTGGGACTCGTTTTCCTGTTTGAAAGGGAACCGCGAACATTATTTAgccacatttgcatttgttgttgGCAAAAATAAGTTGCAAAGGAAGTAAAGTTAGCCGATAGGTCACCCTCCATTGATTCTGCGTGCGGGCCGTCTCCTGCTGGCTCGATGCTCTTTGTCACGGATACAAAGCTAGCTAGCATAGCTTAGTAGCTCCTTAACCTGTTGTGTAACACGCAAATCTCCCTAAGTCGCGTCGGATATTCGCTTTGATTAGTTTGCATGCGTGTGGATCGTTATTGCATGCAGCGGATCACAGATTCATGTTTAGCGTAGTTTAGCATTTGGTATAATGTGTCACATCTTCCTCCACAGCGACTCGCATCAAAATAAATGCTTCCACTCGGTTTCAGAATTCATTTAGATCTTCAGAAACTCACTTCCTTGCAAACTCTTAAAAATACAGTGAAACTGATGGATTTTATTCTAAGGTGTGTACTATTTGGGATTAGGGCAGCTTCCGACAGGCCGATACTCCTGATGCGCGTCTGTACGGATGTTACTGAACATTTATGTTTGCGGAAGTCGTTATTCTGCAAGGAGAAAATAATCGATTCACCAGTAAATATAACGCATCCATTATACATAGGGCTCAGTACTAGTTTTATAGTTATCAGTTAATCTAATTGTCTCCCTAAAATAGCCATTGCAATTCATTAGATTTACCGttgaaaaaaagtttttttagcCACATGTTGTCATTCCCACAAAACTTTACCGGTTTCTATTTTtaagtcatttttatttttttttattttgtcacactCATCACTGATATAGCTTCTTTGCTTTTGCAGGGGTGTGTGCGcagttgtgtgtgcgtgttgtgtgtctgcgcagtGTGTCGGCATTCAGAGCCAGTATGAAGAGAGGCaagaaagcagaggaggcagcggctgcagacggGGAAAATGACACGGGAGCCGGTAGAGTTTGTAGTAACAAATGTAAAGTAGCTTTAAAATGTATTCAAATTGCTGTTACTATTGTAATACAGGTTCAATTGTCCATTCACAGCTGCCACGAAGAAAGCAAAGAAGGCAAAGGAACCAGAGGCCCCGATACTGTACGAGGACCCTCCTGACAAAATGACCAGTAAAGACGAACGCAGCGCCAACATGAAGATAACGTCCTGGAACGT
Above is a window of Betta splendens chromosome 9, fBetSpl5.4, whole genome shotgun sequence DNA encoding:
- the LOC114861318 gene encoding zinc finger protein ZFP2-like, which translates into the protein MQLLVWEFLSKLEKLLPIPDLGQTVSWLTSAPSILTDCLEALSNPDNLRSLLQHHKCLENLGTQGTTVEMSTQVFACSECPFFHMQESYLLQHIEHSHPEHYSKLQKAAETANVPQQKVDRPVFPKPFPIHDRPDPYTCQECGKTFTRVSDVTRHQRTHTGERPYTCQECNKGFKNSWDLTRHQRIHTGERPFLCSQCGKRFTQMGLLKLHFERSTCGQSVSCSLALDLATEVVVAEEKGDGKYKCQKCGESFTSILERMRHRQRHVVRRQYKCSLCEKIYSRASDLKRHQMKHTDERPFACECGKSFTHVWLLNKHRQVHTRERRYPCTECDKSFTQLQILNRHLLTHSGQRPFQCSYCEKNFTQLASLTRHERIHTGERPYLCTTCEKTFLTHGELVRHQRSHSNLRPFRCPQCPKSFKTKRAQGEHLNTHTGERPFACACCEKRFSKSTSLVRHNLTHTGERPHQCIQCGKTFLTSGELLLHKRVHTGERPYPCSYCDRKFRCSSDLNMHVRTHTGEKPHSCVFCKKGFSTSTRLKRHMHIHMEGSIVESFSL
- the si:ch211-214j24.10 gene encoding uncharacterized protein si:ch211-214j24.10, with product MHIKTGTWDVSNTVCESDALCDQAVVLVSATNSEPHIRNRRLSPGSGNCGGGGGGCISESDQRQLLPEGDLIGPVHTHSLSFRREKERKGQQHKGRSLRRESQKSFSRVGGPTKVSQKERWVEDSLSLLKLPPAFPVQDSPAKLQPAVSYASKVKAGAGNGGLDEDRPAIGVLLQNQWGLSFISEARPVTEGPTANVLPTQHTDAKQSTDPQSNTVLTVQPPEEMPVLLATSVNPAAHPEDDESNGKLLLSCPHLVEAFNYHNREWNTTRNRQKKDPDGVVWYKDSQEHPA